Genomic DNA from Prochlorococcus marinus CUG1416:
ATTTATAAAAAACGAATGGAAAATTATTCGTAAAGAAAAAGTTACCATAAATAATATTGTTTTTGAAAGATATAAAATGATTAAAATTATAAAAATTAATTAGTTAATTGATAATGAACAGAAAAAGTAATGGGATAATATTGATTCAAAGAATGCTAGTTTGGGCTATATACTTTTTTTCAGGATTTATTCTTTATTCAAACAAAGGTATTTTACCTTCTTTTTTAATTACTTTTTCAAGAATTATTTATCCATTATCTATATTCTGGCTGCAAATAAGAATTAAAAAAAGAACTAAATTTCTGCCTATTGATTCAAAAATGTCGACATCGCAGTTATGGTTCAATTTATTACCCGTTATTGCATCTCTTTTAACAGTAATTCTTTCTCTAACGAATGCATTCTTGTATATTCTAGGAAAGTCAATTAACTCTTAAATTGAATAAAATTACTTTTTTTCTCATTGCATTAGGTATTTAACTTTTAAAAACATAATGTAAAGAAATTTGCCTTTTACTTAAATTTGTCTAAATTTTAAATAGTGATCAATATTTATAATGAAGGATATTTCATTACAGAGAAATATTAATTTTGATACTGAACGAAAAGAAAGAAACGATTATGAATCATTCTCTTTAAAAATTACAGATAGTTTATATAAAAAAGATATTGGAAAATTTTTAGAGACTCTATCTTCTCATTTTATTTAGTTATTTAGGAAAAATAATATTTTTCTGATCTTCAAATAAAAACAGTCTAATAAATAAATAAGTTTTTGAAGGATAATAGATTAAATTTTTAAAAAATAATCAGATGCAATTATTTCTTGCTGACTGTCAATTTCCTGACATCGAAAATCAAGTAAAAGCTTATCAATTATTTGTGGAAGCCTGGGAAAACGGTGAAATGGCAAAATCAGATAAAACAGACAAATTTGAGATGTTATTTAGAGTGCATGCACCAGGAGAAGGGAGAGTAGTTTGTTTATGTAAGGCTCATAGTGATAAAGAAATTTTTGAACATTTTGCGCCATGGAGAGCTAAATTCGGCATTCATATGGAATTTACACCTGTAATAAGTTGTCAAAATGTTGTTGATTACCATAAGGATTTGTTCAAAACATTAGGGTAAACTCTTAAATCTAATCTTTATTGTGATTAAACCATTTCCCAATCTTATCTACAAAAACAAAGATAGAAATCTATCTTCTTCTAAAATCAGTCCCAAAGAAGAAGAAAAGGTTAAGTCTAAACCATTAATAATATTTGGTTTTATTATCTCATTGACTTCTATCTTTTTACTTTTGTTCACCATAAATAACAAATTTGGATAATTTGAGTAATTATCACTAATAGTTAAAAATAAAAATGATTTAGCATTAATTCAAAATT
This window encodes:
- a CDS encoding DUF3303 domain-containing protein produces the protein MQLFLADCQFPDIENQVKAYQLFVEAWENGEMAKSDKTDKFEMLFRVHAPGEGRVVCLCKAHSDKEIFEHFAPWRAKFGIHMEFTPVISCQNVVDYHKDLFKTLG